A genomic segment from Luteolibacter ambystomatis encodes:
- a CDS encoding superoxide dismutase — translation MNPEFNRRTFVKLGALAAASTALVPGKSNAAEVIVLPDLPYAKDALEPHIDALTMEIHHDKHHAAYIAKFNEARAKNEELMAEPLIDTLRTLPSINDEALRTTLRNNGGGHWNHSFFWETLAPADKSGKPSDELAKAIDKAFGSFDAFKTAFAEAATKRFGSGWAWLIATADDKLKVVSTPNQDNPLMKGIVPAADQGTPILGLDVWEHAYYLHYQNKRLDYINAWWNVVNWSKVNERFKKTV, via the coding sequence ATGAATCCGGAATTCAACCGCCGCACTTTCGTCAAACTCGGCGCGCTCGCCGCCGCCTCCACCGCCCTCGTTCCCGGCAAAAGCAACGCCGCCGAAGTGATCGTTCTGCCGGATCTGCCTTATGCGAAGGACGCGCTGGAGCCGCACATCGACGCGCTGACGATGGAGATCCATCATGACAAGCACCACGCGGCCTACATCGCCAAGTTCAACGAAGCTCGTGCCAAGAACGAGGAACTGATGGCCGAACCGCTGATCGACACGCTGCGGACGCTGCCCAGCATCAATGACGAGGCGCTGCGCACCACGCTCCGCAACAATGGCGGCGGCCATTGGAACCACAGCTTCTTCTGGGAAACGCTCGCTCCCGCCGACAAGTCCGGCAAGCCGTCCGACGAGCTGGCCAAGGCGATCGACAAGGCCTTCGGTTCCTTCGATGCCTTCAAGACCGCCTTCGCCGAAGCCGCCACCAAGCGCTTCGGCTCCGGCTGGGCGTGGTTGATCGCCACCGCAGATGACAAGCTCAAGGTGGTGAGCACCCCGAACCAGGACAACCCGCTCATGAAGGGCATCGTCCCGGCCGCGGACCAAGGCACACCGATCCTCGGCCTGGATGTCTGGGAGCACGCCTACTACCTGCACTACCAGAACAAGCGCCTGGACTACATCAATGCCTGGTGGAACGTGGTGAACTGGTCGAAGGTGAACGAGCGGTTCAAGAAGACCGTTTGA
- a CDS encoding DUF3500 domain-containing protein: protein MKPSSKSLIPVLCAAALVLPAFSEVAEAPAKPAPAEAKPAAGIPMAPDMARSAKAFLALLKPEQLQKATYPMDADERLNWHFIPKPRNGIPFKDLDEAQKKAALELLHAALSDKGMAKAETIMSLEAVLAGIENNPKLRDAGLYCVTVFGTPGDSKGWAWRFEGHHISVNMTLGGGKVAITPTFMGSNPGEVRVEGPKKGTRALAGEEDKARQLAAALAEAGKPVVFDPKPPSEILTAAEREVKHLEAVGVQASDMTEAQELVLQQLLGEYIDRYRPEIAAAEWKEIRDAGLEKVRFGWAGGLKPGEAFYYRIQGPTFLIETANIQNNANHMHTTWRDFKGDFGRDLLAEHYKGHEE from the coding sequence ATGAAACCCTCCTCGAAGTCCCTCATTCCCGTGCTATGCGCGGCGGCCCTGGTCCTGCCCGCGTTCTCCGAAGTCGCGGAGGCTCCCGCGAAACCCGCACCCGCCGAGGCCAAGCCCGCCGCAGGCATTCCAATGGCTCCGGACATGGCGCGCTCCGCCAAGGCTTTCCTTGCGCTGCTGAAGCCGGAGCAACTTCAGAAGGCCACCTATCCGATGGATGCGGACGAGCGGTTGAACTGGCACTTCATCCCGAAACCCCGCAACGGCATCCCCTTCAAGGATCTCGATGAGGCCCAGAAAAAGGCGGCGCTGGAACTGCTCCACGCCGCGCTCAGCGACAAGGGCATGGCCAAGGCGGAGACGATCATGTCGCTGGAAGCCGTGCTGGCGGGCATCGAAAACAACCCGAAGCTGCGTGATGCGGGCCTTTACTGCGTGACTGTCTTCGGCACGCCCGGCGACAGCAAGGGCTGGGCTTGGCGTTTCGAGGGTCATCACATTTCCGTCAACATGACGCTTGGGGGCGGCAAGGTCGCCATCACGCCGACGTTCATGGGCTCCAATCCCGGCGAGGTCCGCGTCGAGGGCCCGAAGAAAGGCACGCGCGCACTCGCGGGAGAAGAAGACAAGGCCCGCCAACTGGCAGCGGCCCTTGCGGAAGCAGGCAAGCCGGTGGTGTTTGATCCCAAGCCGCCCTCCGAAATTCTCACCGCTGCCGAGCGCGAAGTGAAGCATTTGGAAGCAGTGGGCGTGCAGGCGTCCGACATGACCGAGGCGCAGGAACTCGTCCTCCAACAGCTTCTTGGCGAATACATCGACCGCTATCGCCCGGAGATCGCCGCAGCGGAGTGGAAGGAAATCCGCGATGCCGGGTTGGAGAAAGTCCGCTTCGGCTGGGCCGGCGGCCTGAAACCCGGCGAGGCCTTCTACTACCGCATCCAAGGCCCTACTTTCCTGATCGAAACCGCCAACATCCAGAACAACGCCAACCACATGCATACCACATGGCGTGATTTCAAAGGCGACTTCGGCCGGGATCTGCTCGCGGAGCACTACAAGGGCCACGAGGAGTAA